The DNA sequence CGGTGAACAGGAACAGCCCCCAAGCGCAACAGTCCTCAATGCTACTTCCTTATATTTCTCTTTTATTGTTTGCACCAATATCCTGCAGTTGTTTCATAACGCGGTTTAAACTGTCACCAGCAAGGGAAACAAACAAGAATGCTTAGCAGTAATGATAATATTTATTATgattaaagtctttttttttcttaataaaggTCTCCCAACTCTAATAATTGCCTTGGGCTTACAAATGAGGAAATACAGCATTTTCCTTTGTATCAACATACTGCCAATAAACATTCCCTCTTCTTTCCATTTTATGTAAATACGGTAACGTAGCATTTCTTCATAATGTCGATTAGTCATTACCAATGTTGAGGAAGTCCGACCTGTACTGGCATGTCATCCCAAAGCCGAAATCTCTCCAGAAACCCGTTTCGCGTCTTATCacctgagacaaaaaaaaaagagtaacaaATAGGACACTACAACGCAACTTCTCTTCATTACACtgtggtgaataaagataaaataaattttagaagcaaaaattgtttcttccactttctgctctACGTATTGTCAAGGTCTGGTTTATGAACATGAAAATGGTCAGCTTACTACAGTTTGCTCTTATTTCGGTTATGAATGTGGAGACGGGATTCGGTtgctgttcagtgcaggggtAGAGCTAGTCTCGTGGGATACAGGGCcgagtttttcaaaataaataactatataatttttttccttgtgtATAATAAAGccaaatccccccaaaattaagTGGCCTTTGAATCCTTCTATATTTCTTTATATGgccctcaaatgaaaaagtttggacgGAAAGCGCGCTCCATAAATGCACTCTACAATTTGTTTTGGGATGCAATTCCCCTTTTGGCCACGGGGTGGCAGCACAAAATTATGTTTCCACTGCATTTTAAGACTATACAGaaagcaaatgttttcattttataatcttTGGCtatgattattgatgtataGTGAGAGACCAGATGAATTTTGGGAAAAATGGGATGTGGAGGGGGGCTTTACAGTACAGCATTATTCATTTATAATCTGTGCTCTTAAACTCACCAGTTGTTGCTGGATAGATGGTACATGAGTGCAATTACTGTAGATGATTGACGGATTGTACTGGCTGAAGAGCACTGGGTAGTACACCTTTTTACCTGTTCGAAAACAAAGGTTCACATTTTTATGGTGAAATTTgaatagaatattgtgttgatATGTAAGCCaattttcaaagtatttttttttaacttgttttcCACTTCTGTCAAATGTGGGCCTTGAACTTTGATACAGCACCATGCTAACCTGCTATAAttgtgatgtttgtttgttttctcgcAGAATGTGCAGGTTGCATCAAGCAGCTGCGACGAAGAAGTTAAATGTCGCATCTAGCTATCACTTCCAACAAAGAACACCCACCGGCCTCTGCATTGAGGCGACAGGAAGTCAAAAAGTCTGCCGCAAAGTGGATGTCCACATCGCAGAAAAACATCAGGACGTTGCGGTTTCGCCTCCAGGCCCTGGCGCCCACTTCTAAGCCCCGCCCACGCGAGAACTCCTCATTGAGCTGGATCAGCGTGAAGTTCCTGAAGCGGGTCTCCCTGGTGGAGgaagtgtgtttattttgtctttatgatGGCAAATCCTTATGTGCGTGGTCAAcatcgagctagctagctagctagtaggtAGGCAGGTGGAactaaaatcatacttggttgTCTGATCCAGCACAGCTTTCACCTGGTCGATCTGCTCGCGCCCAAAGTAGACCACCGTCAGATGGACCCTACCGTCCTGTAGGATGCACACCTCCCTGTGACAAACATCACAAGCACCATCAACACTGAGATCCACCATGTCTTCATCCCCCCCCAGACGCTACCTGAAGTTGCGGACAAACTGGCGGAAAGTGTCCGCCCTCTTGGAAAGCGGTACGATGATATTGACGAGCATGCTGCGCGTGTCCACTCGCTCGCTCTTCACCTTCACCAAAGGGCCGAAAGGTCTGAAGAGAACCGTTTTGGCGTAGTTCCGCGGCCTGTCGCCTTTGAACATCAACTCGTACACGGTACCCCTGTCGCGCTCTGTGCGGGTCAGCCCTGTGAGTACAACGTAACACTTTTTATTCACCGAACCATGTGTGGCAGCTGTGATGGCTATATAAGCTAAATATATAATGtttaatcatatattttttttaatatgtcatTTTTAAGTAAATGTCAACTGTGGTTGACATATAAACTCCTTGAAGCAAGTTTGCTTTATCTCTTATTTGGACAACTGTGCAAGAAAGAACAGGTGCTAAGGAAtactaaaattgtgtttttaagtactgaCCCACCAagtactagtacttttgatagatAAAATTTTCCCTCCATAAAAATGACaggtcattttaaagaaagtcctATATATCCTAATACAgcatttccccttaaaattacatgaaattaatggcaattttcttctaatttctagttcctgatcataaaatggccacaaaatggcggtcaaaggtaaaactaaacaaaatgtttttgaaatggtcTCTGTATCGCAGGGTTTGTCTGTAACGTATTGCTTGCGACAAATTGGTGTTAAGTGTACTGTTTTTCGAAAACGATCATCAGCTGTCTTCTTCCAACAAGAATTGACATCTATCAAGGCAAGAACACTACTGATTTTgagtattgacaattccgagtttacatcacaagtcaaaatggcggtgtTAGTTGCATTCAAGGAGACAACAAAtatggctgattccgataaattgtttgttgttctggttaacacagACATTCCAAATCACACGATGTCACGTGAACATATGTCTTGTGTTTACATTTGGTTCAAACGCTTTGAGGTCACAACTGACACAATCCCAGTGGGATAATCCaatttcccactttcctcgaatgcagcatttatCTTtcccgctcattgaaaagcattgaactttggatcgttgtaatttgatttgtgaggattatttagatttgaaaatgtgctaaaaagTCGTTTGACTACTAAAACAATATGGCTGCTTTGTATGCtaatcacaggcaaaagcaatacaatattcCGTCGCATTGTGGAAATGTCAGAAATGCTCGGATGTTCGGAATTCTCAATAGATGAGTTGCATGCACCCTCAATGAAGTCTGACGGGGAGAAGGTGCGCTTCCTCCTGCTGGCGTCCACGTGTTGCTGAGGTCCATTGAGGACATGCAGTGCCGTCTCCACGCTGCCTATCAGCTCATCCCTGCGGTCCTTCCTCACAGGCCGCTCCTCGGGGTGCCTGGTCAGACCCGTCTCCAGCTGGTACACCCTGAGGGGACACAAAATGTCGCCACAACTTACTGTAGATGTGCTTTTTGCGAGGCTAAAATTTAGTCAACTTTTTGCCAGCAAATTGCAAGATGGAGTGCACAACTCAACTGGGACTAAAAACTCTGTAATGTTCATGCCAGGCCAGTAGGTGGACCCACTTACCTGCGCAGTGTATAAGTGTCATATGGGATCACGACATATTCGTTGGGTAGCGCCACGCCTGCGTGGACCTCTGCATGGTTCAGCTGTGAGCGTAAAAACTCCTGGAAggacacattcattcattcattcattcattcattcatgatgTCACACGACTCTGTACGACAAAGGTGTTCAAACATTTTCCTCGAAGGGCCACACAGAAAAATAAAGGAGGGAAGGCCCACTTTGACATcgtttgattttaatttattaaacactCTAAATCATATTTATCAAGCATTTATATACTGCATATAAGATTTGctgtagtaaacatttttgcttctgtaacaaaattatatttattcacTGGGGCGACTTTGCTTATCGCCTGAGTCGGTAATCCAcccactttttaatttttaaattttttttttttttttaaataaaatactaacaaaaaaaaaatccaactacCACCATCATGACAATTACTATTATTTCAATCaagtatattttatattattgtaagtcacattatgcacagtttgagattttcaataattttaaataataggaaatttgaaaaaacaaaaaactataatgttattataaaacaaaaatatataattacatattaaaaacatgtacccaaatactgtaaaataaacagttcttaaagattaaatgcaaatgtactaaaaagttaaatgtaacTGTAGTTTATTTTGCAAACCACTCACcagtttaaacataaaacaaccacatactgTAGGTTAGCCTTTCAGTCTCcctcaatgctaatgctaatcaacGTCACACTCCATTTTCCTaccttatactgcccccaggtggccaaagcAGGCATACCAGGAAAAACCAGCACGGTGTTCATTTGAGGCTATTTTATTATGTTATGGAGAAAGTGATTTGAGCTCAATCGCATATGTCCCCCAGGTTGTAGTTTGTCCACCACTGACGTACGACTCATTTCAGCAATCCTACCTTGAGGTCGGACTGCGAGGGGTTTTTATGCAGACTCTCGAGGCCCTGAGGTAGAATCCCTTTGAGTTTGGCTTTATCCAGCGACTCCTGCAACTGTAACGTCCGCTCCTGGAGCGCCTCCTTGAGCTGCGCTATCTGCTTGCCCAGGCTGTCAATATAATGCCTGTGGGATTCCTCCCTCTCCTGAAGCAGCGCCATGTAGCCTTCCTTGCTGGTGGTCCCCGACGACCACAGGAGGTCTCGCCGGGGGTCTCTGGACGCGGGTCTGCAGGCCAGCAGGTAGAGCAGAGCCGCGCAGCAGCAGAGGCCCGCCCCCAGGGAACCCACCCGGGCCAGCAGGGCCAACAGCCATCGTTTCAACATGGCTGACCTTCACTTTGAAAGGCGACCGCACTAATGTCACGTGAAGATGCCAAAACTAAATAAGAATTGATTCATGCTGTAACTCCTGGAGTTATTTGTTGGATGACACTTGTTTGAGTGTGACCTTTGACGACGTGTTCAACATTCTTCAGTACAGGTGGCTGAAGGTCCTAAAATCACAGGGAGgggataataaataaaactttaaaaatgacCAGTCAGTCTGAGTGAgagtatttgtgttttattttttattaattgtacaacTTTTTGTTCACCAcagattttatatttatatatatatatttaaataaatctcCACAATGTTTTGAATCTATAAAAATACTTGCAGGGGTAATTATTCAGTAGGCctaaaacactttttatttatttattattattattattattattatttgtacttCATTAAATGGCTGCATGTTCTAAGTTTTAGtacaataataaattattattatttacaacaatttcaacattatttatttttatagttgtGTTCATAAATTTACACACCCAGAATTAGTGAAATATTCACCTTTTTTATATATGCGGTTAGGGAGTGagtcatta is a window from the Vanacampus margaritifer isolate UIUO_Vmar chromosome 3, RoL_Vmar_1.0, whole genome shotgun sequence genome containing:
- the LOC144049387 gene encoding chondroitin sulfate N-acetylgalactosaminyltransferase 1-like isoform X2 encodes the protein MNTVLVFPGMPALATWGQYKEFLRSQLNHAEVHAGVALPNEYVVIPYDTYTLRRVYQLETGLTRHPEERPVRKDRRDELIGSVETALHVLNGPQQHVDASRRKRTFSPSDFIEGLTRTERDRGTVYELMFKGDRPRNYAKTVLFRPFGPLVKVKSERVDTRSMLVNIIVPLSKRADTFRQFVRNFREVCILQDGRVHLTVVYFGREQIDQVKAVLDQTTKETRFRNFTLIQLNEEFSRGRGLEVGARAWRRNRNVLMFFCDVDIHFAADFLTSCRLNAEAGKKVYYPVLFSQYNPSIIYSNCTHVPSIQQQLVIRRETGFWRDFGFGMTCQYRSDFLNIGGFDRSIKGWGLEDVHLYRKYLHSKLMVVRAPSRGLFHLWHEKTCSDELPPDKYQMCMRTKAMSEASHGQLGELLFKADIQAHLERNRRSA
- the LOC144049387 gene encoding chondroitin sulfate N-acetylgalactosaminyltransferase 1-like isoform X1; the protein is MLKRWLLALLARVGSLGAGLCCCAALLYLLACRPASRDPRRDLLWSSGTTSKEGYMALLQEREESHRHYIDSLGKQIAQLKEALQERTLQLQESLDKAKLKGILPQGLESLHKNPSQSDLKEFLRSQLNHAEVHAGVALPNEYVVIPYDTYTLRRVYQLETGLTRHPEERPVRKDRRDELIGSVETALHVLNGPQQHVDASRRKRTFSPSDFIEGLTRTERDRGTVYELMFKGDRPRNYAKTVLFRPFGPLVKVKSERVDTRSMLVNIIVPLSKRADTFRQFVRNFREVCILQDGRVHLTVVYFGREQIDQVKAVLDQTTKETRFRNFTLIQLNEEFSRGRGLEVGARAWRRNRNVLMFFCDVDIHFAADFLTSCRLNAEAGKKVYYPVLFSQYNPSIIYSNCTHVPSIQQQLVIRRETGFWRDFGFGMTCQYRSDFLNIGGFDRSIKGWGLEDVHLYRKYLHSKLMVVRAPSRGLFHLWHEKTCSDELPPDKYQMCMRTKAMSEASHGQLGELLFKADIQAHLERNRRSA